A single genomic interval of Streptomyces sp. 1222.5 harbors:
- a CDS encoding ABC transporter ATP-binding protein, which translates to MAAQRGWARRLAAYAWRYPKDVVLALGSSLVGMAVLAVVPLITKVIIDDVIGDHSRAMGPWAGALIGAAVLVYVTTYVRRFYGGRLALDVQYDLRTEMYDTITRLDGRRQDELSTGQVVGRATSDLQLIQGLLFMLPMTIGNILLFLVSLVIMAWLSLPLTLVALAVAPALGWIAKRSRSKLHPATWYAQAQAAAVAGVVDGAVSGVRVVKGFGQEDQETGKLREVGRRLFAGRLRTIRLNSRFTPALQAVPALGQVAMLAVGGWLAVQGHITLGTFVAFSTYLAQLVGPVRMLAVVLTVGQQARAGTERVLELIDTEPTLTEGTKELPADAPATVEFDDVSFGYAGGPKVLDGLSLEIRPGETLAVVGSSGSGKSTLSLLLPRFYDVTHGAVLIGGHDVRELTLDSLRAAIGLVPEDSFLFSDTVGANIAYGRPDASQEEIEAAARAAQAHRFVAELPEGYDTKVGEHGLTLSGGQRQRVALARALLTDPRLLVLDDATSAVDARVEHEIHEALQQVMRGRTTLLIAHRRSTLNLADRIAVLDGGRLADIGTHDELQERSALYRRLLTDPDELGGVSPGHERPAEPQEDTSVRDELDAEFDAERGVTPRLWTGDREPKDRAFGGTPATPELLAQVEALPPATDVPDVDEERAVRPEDSYGLRRLLRGFRTPLLVSLLLVAVDAGAGLLLPVLIRHGIDQGVTRMAVGAVWAAALLGLLTVVVQWAAQIGETRITGRTGERVLYTLRLKIFAQLQRLGLDYYERELTGRIMTRMTTDVDALSTFLQTGLVTAFVSVVTFFGIMVALLVIDLRLALVVFATLPPLIVATFFFRRASVKAYELARERVSLVNADLQESVSGLLVVQAFRRERDGARRFAERSDSYRGARVRGQRLISVYFPFVQLLSSIAAAAVLIAGAGRVDAATLTTGALVAYLLYIDLFFAPVQQLSQVFDGYQQATVSLGRIQELLREPTSTEAAADPLGVRSLRGDIAFEDVHFAYGDGEEALTGVDLTIPAGQTVAFVGETGAGKSTLVKLVARFYDPTAGRVTADGTDLRALDLTSYRHRLGVVPQEAYLFPGTVRDAIAYGRPDATDAEVEAAARAVGAHEMIATLEGGYLHEVAERGRNLSAGQRQLIALARAELVDPDVLLLDEATAALDLATEAQVNLATDRLAGRRTTLVVAHRLTTAARADRVVVMDHGRVVEDGTHEELLARGGRYAGLWRTFVGQSEPEEPVGASR; encoded by the coding sequence GTGGCAGCGCAACGGGGATGGGCACGACGGCTGGCGGCCTACGCATGGCGGTACCCCAAGGACGTCGTCCTCGCCCTGGGCTCGTCCCTCGTCGGCATGGCCGTCCTCGCGGTCGTCCCGCTGATCACCAAGGTGATCATCGACGACGTGATCGGCGACCACAGCCGCGCCATGGGCCCCTGGGCCGGCGCCCTGATAGGCGCGGCCGTCCTGGTCTACGTCACCACGTACGTCCGGCGCTTCTACGGCGGCCGGCTCGCCCTCGACGTGCAGTACGACCTGCGCACCGAGATGTACGACACGATCACCCGCCTCGACGGCCGCCGCCAGGACGAGCTGTCCACCGGGCAGGTGGTCGGCCGGGCCACCAGTGATCTCCAGCTGATCCAGGGCCTGCTCTTCATGCTCCCGATGACCATCGGGAACATCCTGCTCTTCCTGGTCTCCCTGGTCATCATGGCGTGGCTGTCGCTGCCGCTGACCCTGGTCGCGCTGGCCGTGGCGCCGGCGCTCGGCTGGATCGCCAAGCGGAGCCGGTCCAAGCTGCACCCCGCCACCTGGTACGCCCAGGCGCAGGCCGCCGCCGTCGCGGGCGTGGTCGACGGCGCCGTCAGCGGCGTCCGCGTGGTGAAGGGCTTCGGGCAGGAGGACCAGGAGACCGGCAAGCTCCGCGAGGTCGGCCGCCGCCTCTTCGCGGGACGCCTGCGCACCATCCGCCTGAACAGCAGGTTCACCCCCGCGCTCCAGGCCGTGCCCGCGCTCGGCCAGGTCGCCATGCTGGCCGTCGGCGGCTGGCTCGCCGTACAGGGCCACATCACCCTCGGCACCTTCGTCGCCTTCTCCACCTACCTGGCCCAGCTCGTCGGCCCGGTCCGGATGCTCGCCGTGGTCCTCACGGTCGGCCAGCAGGCCCGCGCCGGCACCGAGCGGGTGCTGGAGCTCATCGACACCGAGCCGACGCTGACGGAGGGCACGAAGGAGCTGCCCGCCGACGCGCCCGCGACCGTCGAGTTCGACGACGTGTCCTTCGGGTACGCCGGCGGCCCGAAGGTCCTCGACGGGCTCAGCCTGGAGATCCGGCCCGGCGAGACCCTGGCCGTCGTCGGCTCCTCCGGCTCGGGCAAGTCCACGCTCTCCCTGCTCCTGCCGCGCTTCTACGACGTCACCCACGGCGCCGTCCTGATCGGCGGCCACGACGTGCGCGAGCTGACCCTGGACTCGCTGCGGGCCGCGATCGGACTGGTCCCGGAGGACTCCTTCCTCTTCTCCGACACCGTCGGCGCCAACATCGCCTACGGCCGCCCGGACGCGAGCCAGGAGGAGATCGAGGCCGCCGCCCGCGCCGCCCAGGCGCACCGGTTCGTCGCCGAGCTGCCCGAGGGCTACGACACCAAGGTCGGCGAGCACGGCCTCACCCTCTCCGGCGGCCAGCGCCAGCGCGTCGCGCTCGCCCGCGCCCTGCTCACCGACCCCCGCCTGCTGGTCCTCGACGACGCCACCTCGGCCGTGGACGCCCGGGTGGAGCACGAGATCCACGAGGCGCTCCAGCAGGTGATGCGGGGCCGGACCACCCTGCTCATCGCCCACCGGCGCTCCACCCTCAACCTCGCCGACCGCATCGCCGTCCTGGACGGCGGCCGGCTCGCCGACATCGGCACCCACGACGAGCTCCAGGAGCGCTCGGCCCTCTACCGCCGGCTGCTGACCGACCCGGACGAGCTGGGCGGGGTCTCCCCGGGCCACGAGCGCCCCGCGGAGCCGCAGGAGGACACCTCCGTACGCGACGAGCTGGACGCCGAGTTCGACGCCGAGCGGGGCGTCACCCCGCGGCTGTGGACCGGCGACCGCGAGCCCAAGGACCGGGCGTTCGGCGGCACCCCGGCCACGCCCGAGCTGCTCGCCCAGGTCGAGGCGCTGCCCCCGGCCACCGACGTCCCGGACGTCGACGAGGAGCGCGCGGTCCGCCCGGAGGACTCCTACGGCCTGCGCCGCCTGCTGCGCGGCTTCCGCACCCCCCTGCTGGTCAGCCTGCTGCTGGTCGCCGTGGACGCGGGCGCGGGACTGCTGCTGCCGGTGCTGATCCGGCACGGCATCGACCAGGGCGTGACCCGGATGGCCGTCGGAGCCGTCTGGGCGGCCGCGCTGCTCGGCCTGCTGACCGTCGTCGTCCAGTGGGCCGCGCAGATCGGCGAGACCCGGATCACCGGGCGGACCGGCGAGCGCGTCCTGTACACGCTGCGGCTGAAGATCTTCGCCCAGCTCCAGCGGCTCGGCCTCGACTACTACGAGCGCGAGCTGACCGGCCGGATCATGACCCGGATGACGACGGACGTCGACGCGCTGTCGACGTTCCTCCAGACCGGTCTGGTCACGGCGTTCGTCTCGGTGGTCACCTTCTTCGGCATCATGGTCGCGCTGCTGGTGATCGACCTGCGGCTGGCCCTCGTCGTCTTCGCCACCCTGCCCCCGCTGATCGTCGCCACCTTCTTCTTCCGGCGGGCCAGCGTGAAGGCGTACGAACTCGCCCGCGAGCGCGTGTCGCTGGTCAACGCCGACCTCCAGGAGTCGGTGTCCGGACTGCTGGTCGTGCAGGCCTTCCGGCGCGAGCGGGACGGCGCGCGGCGGTTCGCCGAGCGCAGCGACAGCTACCGCGGCGCGCGCGTCCGCGGCCAGCGGCTGATCTCGGTCTACTTCCCGTTCGTCCAGTTGCTGAGCTCCATCGCCGCGGCGGCCGTGCTGATCGCCGGCGCGGGACGGGTCGACGCGGCCACCCTCACCACCGGCGCGCTCGTCGCGTACCTGCTCTACATCGACCTGTTCTTCGCCCCCGTCCAGCAGCTCTCCCAGGTGTTCGACGGCTACCAGCAGGCCACCGTGTCGCTGGGCCGCATCCAGGAGCTGCTGCGCGAGCCGACCTCCACCGAGGCGGCCGCCGACCCGCTCGGCGTACGGTCCCTGCGCGGGGACATCGCCTTCGAGGACGTGCACTTCGCGTACGGGGACGGCGAGGAGGCCCTGACCGGCGTCGACCTGACGATCCCGGCCGGGCAGACCGTCGCGTTCGTGGGGGAGACGGGCGCCGGGAAGTCGACGCTGGTGAAGCTGGTGGCCCGGTTCTACGACCCCACCGCCGGCCGGGTGACCGCCGACGGCACCGACCTGCGCGCCCTGGACCTCACCTCGTACCGGCACCGCCTCGGGGTCGTGCCGCAGGAGGCGTACCTCTTCCCCGGCACCGTCCGCGACGCCATCGCCTACGGCCGTCCCGACGCCACCGACGCCGAGGTGGAGGCGGCGGCCCGCGCGGTGGGCGCCCACGAGATGATCGCCACGCTGGAGGGCGGCTATCTGCACGAGGTCGCCGAGCGCGGCCGGAACCTGTCGGCCGGCCAGCGTCAGCTGATCGCGCTCGCCCGCGCCGAACTGGTCGACCCCGACGTCCTGCTCCTCGACGAGGCCACGGCCGCCCTGGACCTGGCCACGGAGGCGCAGGTCAACCTGGCCACCGACCGCCTGGCGGGCCGTCGTACGACGCTGGTGGTGGCCCACCGGCTGACCACGGCCGCCCGCGCGGACCGGGTGGTGGTGATGGACCACGGCCGGGTCGTCGAGGACGGCACGCACGAGGAGCTGCTGGCCCGTGGCGGCCGGTACGCCGGACTGTGGCGGACCTTCGTCGGCCAGTCCGAGCCGGAGGAGCCGGTCGGCGCGTCCCGCTGA
- a CDS encoding S28 family serine protease has translation MRKVLRWLLALTVFIGTLSTAGAATAAQSEPSDIKDRLLSIPGMSLIQEKPYPGYRYFVLNYTQPIDHRHPERGTFQQRITVLHKDTSRPTVFYTGGYNVSTTPSRREPTQIVDGNQVSLEYRFFTPSRPAPADWSKLDIWQAASDQHRVFTALKSVYPANWLATGGSKGGMTATYYERFYPRDMDGVVAYVAPNDVVNKEDSAYDRFFTRVGTKECRDRLNAVQREALVRREPLEKKYAQYAADNGYTFGTIGSLDKAYEAVVLDYVWGFWQYSLLADCDTVPAHAATATDDEIWNSVDTISGFSAYTDQGLEQYTPYYYQAGTQLGAPTIHFPYIERKLIRYGYQPPRNFVPRSIPMRFQPRAMRDVDTWVRHHASHMLFVYGQNDPWGSERFRLGDGARDSYVFTAPGMNHGANVAGLVPDQKSLATARILRWAGVASPAVLANPSAARPLARHDAKLDVRDVEREPALRP, from the coding sequence ATGCGCAAGGTGCTCAGATGGCTGCTGGCGCTCACCGTGTTCATAGGCACGCTGAGCACGGCGGGCGCGGCCACCGCCGCCCAGTCCGAGCCCTCCGACATCAAGGACCGGCTGCTGTCCATACCGGGCATGAGCCTGATCCAGGAGAAGCCGTACCCCGGCTACCGCTACTTCGTCCTGAACTACACCCAGCCGATCGACCACCGCCACCCGGAGCGGGGGACCTTCCAGCAGCGCATCACCGTGCTGCACAAGGACACCAGCCGCCCGACGGTCTTCTACACCGGCGGCTACAACGTCTCCACGACGCCCTCGCGCCGCGAGCCCACCCAGATCGTGGACGGCAACCAGGTCTCCCTGGAATACCGGTTCTTCACCCCGTCCCGCCCCGCACCGGCCGACTGGTCCAAGCTCGACATCTGGCAGGCCGCGAGCGACCAGCACCGCGTCTTCACGGCCCTCAAGTCGGTCTACCCCGCCAACTGGCTGGCCACGGGCGGCTCCAAGGGCGGCATGACGGCCACGTACTACGAGCGCTTCTACCCCCGCGACATGGACGGTGTGGTGGCCTACGTGGCCCCCAACGACGTCGTGAACAAGGAGGACTCGGCCTACGACCGCTTCTTCACCCGGGTCGGCACCAAGGAGTGCCGGGACCGGCTGAACGCCGTGCAGCGGGAGGCGCTGGTGCGCCGCGAGCCGCTGGAGAAGAAGTACGCGCAGTACGCCGCCGACAACGGCTACACGTTCGGCACCATCGGCAGCCTGGACAAGGCGTACGAGGCGGTCGTCCTCGACTACGTGTGGGGCTTCTGGCAGTACAGCCTGCTGGCGGACTGCGACACCGTCCCGGCGCACGCGGCCACCGCGACCGACGACGAGATCTGGAACTCGGTCGACACCATCTCCGGTTTCTCCGCCTACACCGACCAGGGCCTGGAGCAGTACACGCCGTACTACTACCAGGCGGGCACCCAGCTGGGCGCGCCGACGATCCACTTCCCGTACATCGAGCGGAAGCTGATCCGCTACGGCTACCAGCCGCCGCGCAACTTCGTGCCCCGGTCCATCCCGATGCGCTTCCAGCCGCGGGCGATGCGGGACGTGGACACCTGGGTCCGCCACCACGCCTCGCACATGCTCTTCGTCTACGGCCAGAACGACCCCTGGGGTTCGGAGCGGTTCCGGCTGGGCGACGGGGCGCGTGACTCGTACGTCTTCACCGCGCCCGGCATGAACCACGGCGCGAACGTGGCGGGTCTGGTCCCCGACCAGAAGTCCCTGGCCACCGCGCGGATCCTGCGGTGGGCGGGCGTGGCCTCCCCGGCGGTCCTGGCGAACCCGTCGGCGGCCAGGCCGCTGGCCCGCCACGACGCGAAGCTCGACGTCCGGGACGTGGAGCGCGAACCGGCGCTGCGGCCCTGA
- a CDS encoding VanZ family protein has translation MFEAVFHDELGFLSGLVVVAVVVGCAAWGVARRRQAAHAFWWLPLGFALTGVLGVTLALRAGEHGSAVCVINHELTEPLYTTQGQWNLAMFVPVGLFGVLALRRPAAVLAGVLVLPGLIELAQALAPFAAGVCDSADAEINTVGGLLGLGAGLLAVRGRVAWRAWAKPALVFGGVLGVLGAVVLQSAVRLDHVDGTGVRDAHGDERQAAERAVRQAFGGRYRVGAVQIHPGLDGYNGFMSVQFAGGFPAELMWPGGRRLTVEFESTTGQGFAVPGATRPHGAPDAYRIARSYMRAHYPWAESASWHATRPVGKDQGGRGWVTSWRFKERGVTMPRSLDVRIDRAGRLHGLLVDLGPRHLDLPAGLLSARQAEKTVGQRQRKDGAGTRKLRIHALELTTERTKGNRGPWRAVWSVQVTDTECEPVTDTGEEDMWGAGSCEPSVTLVDAATGRVVL, from the coding sequence GTGTTCGAGGCAGTGTTCCATGACGAACTCGGGTTCCTGAGCGGGCTCGTCGTCGTCGCGGTGGTGGTGGGGTGTGCGGCCTGGGGCGTGGCCCGGAGACGACAGGCCGCGCACGCCTTCTGGTGGTTGCCGCTGGGCTTCGCCCTCACCGGCGTCCTCGGCGTCACGCTCGCCCTGCGGGCCGGTGAGCACGGCAGCGCCGTCTGCGTGATCAACCACGAGCTCACCGAGCCGCTGTACACCACCCAGGGACAGTGGAACCTGGCCATGTTCGTGCCGGTCGGCCTCTTCGGGGTGCTCGCGCTGCGGCGCCCCGCCGCCGTGCTCGCCGGGGTCCTCGTCCTGCCCGGTCTCATCGAACTCGCCCAGGCACTGGCGCCGTTCGCCGCCGGCGTCTGCGACAGCGCCGACGCCGAGATCAACACCGTCGGCGGTCTGCTCGGTCTCGGCGCGGGGCTCCTGGCGGTGCGCGGACGGGTCGCCTGGCGGGCCTGGGCCAAGCCCGCCCTGGTGTTCGGCGGGGTGCTCGGCGTGCTCGGCGCCGTCGTGCTCCAGAGCGCCGTCCGCCTCGACCACGTCGACGGCACCGGCGTCCGGGACGCGCACGGCGACGAGCGTCAGGCCGCCGAGCGTGCGGTACGGCAGGCCTTCGGGGGCCGGTACCGGGTCGGGGCCGTACAGATCCACCCGGGACTCGACGGCTACAACGGGTTCATGTCCGTCCAGTTCGCCGGAGGCTTCCCGGCGGAGCTGATGTGGCCCGGCGGACGCCGCCTCACCGTCGAATTCGAGAGCACCACCGGCCAGGGCTTCGCCGTCCCCGGCGCCACCCGGCCGCACGGCGCCCCGGACGCGTACCGCATCGCCCGCTCCTACATGCGCGCCCACTACCCGTGGGCCGAGTCCGCCTCCTGGCACGCGACACGGCCGGTCGGCAAGGACCAGGGCGGGCGCGGGTGGGTCACCTCCTGGCGGTTCAAGGAGCGCGGGGTGACCATGCCCCGCAGCCTCGACGTGCGGATCGACCGGGCCGGGCGCCTGCACGGGCTGCTGGTCGACCTCGGCCCCCGGCACCTGGACCTGCCGGCCGGGCTGCTGTCGGCACGGCAGGCCGAGAAGACCGTCGGGCAGCGGCAGCGCAAGGACGGCGCCGGCACCCGGAAGCTGCGCATCCATGCCCTCGAACTGACGACGGAGCGCACCAAGGGCAACCGGGGCCCCTGGCGCGCCGTGTGGTCCGTACAGGTCACCGACACGGAGTGCGAGCCGGTCACGGACACCGGTGAGGAGGACATGTGGGGCGCGGGCTCCTGCGAACCGTCCGTCACCCTCGTGGACGCGGCGACCGGCCGCGTCGTCCTGTGA
- a CDS encoding thiamine pyrophosphate-binding protein, which translates to MTHDHDLVLRPTAAQISTALNPPPGRNGGDLVVETLTGLGATTVFGLPGQHALGMFDALRRSSLRYIGLRVENNAGFAADAYGRITGEAAPLLLSTGPGALTSLAALQEAAAASAPVLAISSQIPTAGLGGGRHGYLHELPDQAASFRGVVKSVHTVRSQSQIPSAIAAAWKSALTAPHGPVWVEIPQDVLLAETGLPVVTAMDATPDDLAPRPELTAVAADLLSRAARPAIIAGGGVVRADASGKLLQLAERLDAPVVTTFGGKGAFPWQHPLSMQSWLEDRYTTDLLEDADVLLVVGSGLGELSSNYHTFKPRGRVIQIEADLGKLESNHPALGIHADARLALQALLETVSPREDDKAAGRVRDLLARVAERIAAQELTLEQDVLASVRRALPAGSPSFWDMTILAYWAWSAFDARGANTMHSAQGAGGLGYGFPAALGAAAADPSRPVLAVSGDGGALYSIAELATAKQYDLPVTWLIVDDGGYGILREYMTDAFGQPTATELTRPDYVALAESFGVPGTRTTPETLETDLTKALATPGPSVVVLPAVLRMFAPTHLG; encoded by the coding sequence GTGACTCACGACCACGACCTGGTACTCCGCCCGACGGCGGCACAGATCTCGACCGCGCTGAACCCGCCCCCGGGGCGCAACGGCGGAGACCTGGTCGTGGAAACCCTGACCGGGCTCGGCGCGACCACCGTCTTCGGCCTGCCCGGCCAGCACGCCCTCGGCATGTTCGACGCCCTGCGCCGCTCCTCCCTGCGCTACATCGGCCTGCGGGTGGAGAACAACGCGGGCTTCGCCGCGGACGCGTACGGCCGGATCACCGGTGAGGCGGCCCCGCTGCTGCTCTCGACCGGCCCGGGCGCGCTGACCTCCCTGGCGGCACTCCAGGAGGCCGCCGCCGCCTCCGCTCCCGTCCTGGCGATCAGCAGCCAGATCCCGACGGCCGGTCTCGGCGGCGGCCGCCACGGCTACCTCCACGAACTCCCGGACCAAGCGGCCTCGTTCCGCGGCGTGGTCAAGTCCGTCCACACGGTGCGCAGCCAGTCCCAGATCCCGTCCGCGATCGCGGCGGCCTGGAAGTCGGCGCTGACGGCTCCGCACGGACCGGTGTGGGTGGAGATCCCGCAGGACGTCCTCCTCGCCGAGACCGGCCTGCCGGTGGTGACGGCGATGGACGCGACGCCGGACGACCTGGCGCCGCGCCCCGAACTGACGGCGGTGGCGGCGGACCTGCTGTCCCGCGCGGCCCGTCCGGCGATCATCGCGGGCGGTGGCGTCGTACGCGCGGACGCCTCAGGAAAGCTGCTGCAGCTGGCCGAGAGGCTCGACGCCCCCGTGGTGACCACCTTCGGCGGCAAGGGCGCGTTCCCCTGGCAGCACCCGCTGTCGATGCAGTCCTGGCTGGAGGACCGGTACACCACGGACCTCCTGGAGGACGCGGACGTGCTGCTGGTGGTCGGCTCGGGCCTGGGTGAACTCTCCTCGAACTACCACACGTTCAAGCCGCGTGGCCGGGTGATCCAGATCGAGGCCGACCTCGGCAAGCTGGAGTCCAACCACCCCGCCCTCGGCATCCACGCGGACGCCCGCCTCGCGCTCCAGGCGCTGCTGGAGACGGTGTCGCCGCGCGAGGACGACAAGGCGGCCGGCCGGGTACGGGACCTGCTCGCCCGGGTCGCGGAGCGCATCGCCGCCCAGGAACTCACCCTGGAACAGGACGTGCTGGCCTCGGTCCGCCGCGCCCTGCCGGCCGGCTCCCCGTCCTTCTGGGACATGACGATCCTGGCGTACTGGGCGTGGTCGGCCTTCGACGCGCGCGGTGCCAACACCATGCACTCGGCGCAGGGTGCGGGCGGCCTCGGCTACGGCTTCCCGGCGGCGCTGGGCGCTGCCGCGGCGGACCCGTCCCGCCCGGTCCTCGCGGTGTCCGGCGACGGCGGGGCCCTGTACTCGATCGCCGAGCTGGCGACGGCGAAGCAGTACGACCTGCCGGTCACCTGGCTGATCGTCGACGACGGCGGCTACGGCATCCTCCGCGAGTACATGACGGACGCCTTCGGCCAGCCGACGGCGACGGAACTCACCCGCCCGGACTACGTGGCCCTGGCGGAGTCCTTCGGCGTCCCGGGAACCCGCACGACCCCGGAAACCCTGGAGACGGACCTGACGAAGGCCCTGGCCACCCCGGGACCGTCGGTGGTCGTACTCCCGGCGGTGCTGCGGATGTTCGCGCCTACGCATCTGGGTTAG
- a CDS encoding serine hydrolase, producing MTYRISGRALAAAVGAALLVPAVTAATPAAAVTPAVSCTSAKADLAAKLKKDITAALAGRKGTVAVGLYDRSTKTTCTLRATSAYDSASTVKVTVLATLLWDAKKHNRYLTDTETTLAKAMITKSDNEATSKLWKQLGTTKIKGFLTAAGMTKTTPGANGYWGLTQENVTDEQKLLKLVTAKNSVLSDNSRAYILKLMGQVVSSQRWGTPAGAPSSVAVHVKNGWLERSTHGWRVHSLGTFNGAGHDYMISVLTQDNSTMSYGVTTIQNVAKAIHKDLVPTTSGVTRYTPTSRPSEAFVATPPQG from the coding sequence ATGACTTACCGGATATCCGGTCGGGCGCTCGCGGCCGCCGTCGGCGCCGCGCTGCTCGTTCCGGCGGTCACCGCCGCCACGCCGGCCGCCGCGGTCACGCCCGCGGTGAGCTGCACGTCCGCGAAGGCGGACCTCGCGGCCAAGCTGAAGAAGGACATCACGGCCGCCCTGGCGGGCCGCAAGGGAACGGTCGCCGTCGGCCTGTACGACCGCAGCACGAAGACCACGTGCACCCTGCGGGCCACCAGCGCCTACGACTCGGCCAGCACCGTCAAGGTCACCGTGCTCGCCACGCTGCTGTGGGACGCGAAGAAGCACAACCGGTACCTGACGGACACCGAGACCACGCTCGCCAAGGCGATGATCACCAAGTCCGACAACGAGGCGACCAGCAAGCTGTGGAAGCAGCTGGGCACGACGAAGATCAAGGGCTTCCTGACCGCCGCCGGCATGACGAAGACCACGCCCGGCGCGAACGGCTACTGGGGCCTGACCCAGGAGAACGTCACCGACGAGCAGAAGCTGCTCAAGCTCGTCACCGCCAAGAACAGCGTGCTGAGCGACAACTCCCGCGCGTACATCCTGAAGCTGATGGGCCAGGTCGTCTCCTCGCAGCGCTGGGGCACCCCCGCCGGGGCGCCGTCCTCCGTCGCCGTGCACGTCAAGAACGGCTGGCTGGAGCGCTCCACGCACGGCTGGCGCGTGCACAGCCTGGGCACCTTCAACGGTGCCGGGCACGACTACATGATCTCGGTGCTGACGCAGGACAACAGCACCATGAGCTACGGCGTCACCACCATCCAGAACGTGGCCAAGGCCATCCACAAGGACCTGGTGCCGACCACCTCCGGCGTCACGCGCTACACCCCGACCAGCCGCCCCAGCGAGGCGTTCGTCGCCACCCCGCCCCAGGGCTGA
- a CDS encoding glycoside hydrolase family 3 protein, translating into MRRWRPRPPVLCIVLTERNFPDIADSSEVSFSGSPPEGAHVPDTSTGSTARPSRRAVLAATAGLTAALTVPTTARAATPDEHRLRALISRMTLEEKVGQLFVMRVYGHSATAPDQVDIDANLSEIGVRTAAELIAKYRVGGIIYFTWAHNTRDPHQITDLSNGIQRASLDQPRGLPLLVATDQEHGAVCRVGKPATLFPGAMAIGAGGSRSDARTLGRISGTELRAMGINQDYSPDADVNVNPANPVIGVRSFGADPEAVAGMVAAEVKGYQAARVAATAKHFPGHGDTAVDSHYGFPVITHSRELWEKLDAVPFRAAVRAGIDSVMTAHIQFPALDDSGDPATLSHPILTGILRGELGYDGVVITDSLGMEGVRSKYGDDRVPVLALKAGVDQLLNPPSIDVAWHAVLKAVQDGELTEARLDESILRILRLKARLGLFTDPYADRAGVDRAVGIPSHLAAADRIAERTTTLLVNEGGLLPLSRRTEPRVLVVGADPASPSGTTGPPTGVLAAALTELGFTATALSTGTTPSAATITKAVAAAQDADAVVVATYNVTAGSAQRTLVDRLLATGRPVVAVAVRNPYDVAQLPSVKACLAAYCWTDVEVRAAARVIAGRVSPRGRLPVPVQRADDPARVLYPIGHGLSY; encoded by the coding sequence ATGCGCCGGTGGCGGCCCCGTCCGCCGGTACTGTGCATTGTCTTGACGGAAAGAAACTTCCCGGATATTGCTGATTCCTCGGAAGTTTCCTTCAGCGGTTCTCCTCCGGAAGGAGCGCACGTGCCCGACACCAGCACGGGAAGCACCGCACGGCCGTCCAGACGCGCCGTCCTCGCCGCGACCGCGGGTCTCACCGCCGCGCTGACCGTACCGACGACCGCCCGCGCCGCCACCCCTGACGAACACCGCCTGCGTGCCCTCATCTCCCGGATGACACTGGAGGAGAAGGTCGGCCAGCTCTTCGTCATGCGGGTCTACGGCCACTCCGCCACCGCCCCCGACCAGGTGGACATCGACGCCAACCTCAGCGAGATCGGCGTCCGCACCGCCGCCGAGCTGATCGCGAAGTACCGCGTCGGCGGGATCATCTACTTCACCTGGGCGCACAACACCCGGGACCCGCACCAGATCACGGACCTGTCCAACGGCATCCAGCGGGCGTCCCTGGACCAGCCGCGCGGGCTGCCCCTGCTCGTCGCCACCGACCAGGAGCACGGCGCCGTATGCCGGGTCGGCAAACCCGCGACCCTCTTCCCGGGCGCCATGGCGATCGGCGCGGGCGGCTCCCGCTCCGACGCCCGCACCCTCGGCCGGATCTCCGGCACCGAGCTGCGCGCCATGGGCATCAACCAGGACTACTCCCCCGACGCCGACGTGAACGTCAACCCGGCCAACCCGGTCATCGGCGTACGGTCCTTCGGCGCCGACCCGGAGGCGGTGGCCGGGATGGTGGCCGCCGAGGTGAAGGGCTATCAGGCGGCGCGGGTCGCGGCGACCGCCAAGCACTTCCCCGGCCACGGGGACACCGCCGTCGACAGCCACTACGGCTTCCCGGTCATCACGCACAGCCGGGAGCTGTGGGAGAAGCTGGACGCGGTGCCGTTCCGGGCGGCCGTCCGTGCGGGCATCGACTCCGTCATGACCGCGCACATCCAGTTCCCGGCCCTGGACGACTCCGGCGACCCGGCCACCCTGTCCCACCCGATCCTCACCGGCATCCTGCGTGGCGAACTCGGCTACGACGGGGTCGTGATCACCGACTCCCTCGGCATGGAGGGCGTCCGCAGCAAGTACGGCGACGACCGGGTGCCGGTGCTGGCGCTCAAGGCCGGCGTGGACCAGCTGCTCAACCCGCCGTCCATCGACGTGGCCTGGCACGCGGTGCTCAAGGCGGTCCAGGACGGCGAGCTGACCGAGGCCCGCCTCGACGAATCGATCCTGCGCATCCTGCGCCTCAAGGCGCGGCTGGGACTCTTCACCGACCCCTACGCCGACCGCGCGGGGGTGGACCGCGCGGTGGGCATCCCGTCCCATCTGGCCGCCGCCGACCGGATCGCCGAACGGACCACGACCCTGCTGGTCAACGAGGGCGGTCTGCTCCCGCTCAGCCGCCGCACCGAGCCCCGCGTCCTGGTCGTCGGCGCCGATCCGGCCTCCCCGTCGGGCACCACCGGGCCGCCCACCGGCGTGCTCGCCGCCGCCCTCACCGAGCTGGGCTTCACCGCCACGGCCCTGTCCACCGGCACCACCCCCTCGGCCGCGACCATCACCAAGGCGGTCGCCGCGGCACAGGACGCGGACGCGGTCGTCGTGGCCACCTACAACGTGACGGCGGGCAGTGCGCAGCGGACCCTGGTGGACCGGTTGCTGGCCACGGGCAGGCCGGTGGTCGCGGTGGCCGTCCGCAACCCCTACGACGTGGCCCAACTGCCCTCGGTGAAGGCCTGCCTGGCGGCCTACTGCTGGACCGACGTGGAGGTGCGGGCCGCCGCACGGGTGATCGCCGGACGCGTGTCCCCGCGCGGCAGGCTGCCGGTGCCGGTGCAGCGGGCGGACGATCCGGCGCGGGTGCTGTACCCCATCGGGCACGGGCTGTCGTACTAG